Proteins from one Nicotiana tabacum cultivar K326 chromosome 23, ASM71507v2, whole genome shotgun sequence genomic window:
- the LOC107799728 gene encoding transcription factor bHLH71: MALEALSSNELLNFIIYDTISATPFTSNNLDPSSSENAASGTLLLHHENGLLTLPQDFYGHEQQYSTASVPETTTTTTTRREKNLAVAQGGGRKKRRRRPKVCKNKEEAENQRMTHIAVERNRRKQMNEHLAVLRSLMPESYVQRGDQASIVGGAIEFVKELEHILQSLEAQKFLLLQQGGGDGEGPSETTIAGDAVAATGKYFPTPFAQFFSYPQYTCSQLPSKYTSKSKAAIADIEVTLIEAHANVRILSRRRFRQLSKLVAAFPSLYLSVLHLNVTTLDPLVLYSISAKVEEGCQLNSADDIAGAVHHMLRIIEEEAATLSCQA; encoded by the exons atGGCTTTAGAAGCACTTTCTTCCAATGAACTTCTTAACTTCATCATCTACGATACAATCTCTGCCACCCCTTTTACCAGCAACAATCTTGACCCCTCTAGTTCTGAAAATGCTGCTTCTGGTACCTTACTTTTGCACCATGAAAATGGCTTATTAACATTACCTCAAGATTTTTATGGTCATGAGCAACAGTATTCCACTGCCTCCGTGCCGgaaactactactactactaccacacGTAGGGAGAAGAATTTGGCGGTGGCGCAAGGCGGCGGCCGGAAAAAGAGGAGGAGGAGACCTAAAGTTTGTAAGAATAAAGAGGAAGCTGAGAATCAGAGAATGACTCACATTGCTGTTGAGAGAAATCGGAGGAAACAGATGAATGAACATCTTGCTGTTTTACGTTCACTCATGCCTGAATCCTATGTTCAAAGG GGTGACCAGGCCTCAATAGTTGGTGGTGcaattgaatttgtaaaagaattGGAACACATTCTACAATCTCTAGAAGCTCAAAAATTTCTACTATTACAACAAGGTGGTGGAGATGGTGAGGGACCAAGCGAAACCACCATTGCCGGTGATGCCGTGGCTGCCACCGGCAAGTATTTTCCGACACCATTTGCTCAATTTTTCTCATATCCACAGTACACATGTTCTCAGTTACCAAGCAAATACACATCAAAGAGCAAGGCAGCAATTGCAGACATAGAAGTGACTCTCATTGAAGCTCATGCAAACGTTAGAATCCTCTCAAGAAGAAGATTTCGACAGCTCTCCAAATTGGTAGCTGCCTTTCCGTCATTGTACCTTAGCGTACTACACCTCAATGTCACCACCTTAGATCCATTGGTTCTATATTCTATCAGTGCTAAG GTGGAAGAAGGTTGCCAACTAAACTCAGCAGATGACATAGCAGGTGCAGTCCACCACATGCTAAGAATAATTGAGGAGGAAGCAGCTACCCTTTCTTGCCAAGCCTAG